CGGTATTTCCCGATGGCCCGTAAGGATCAGCCCTCCAGCCAGCGCTCGAAGGCCTGTGCCTGCTCCTCGACGGGCGCGTAGTACACCAGCCGCAGATGACGGTCCTCATCGACGGTGAGGGTCATGTGCTCCAGCTCCACGGTTCCGAGTCCGTCGAGGGAGAACGCCCGCACACCACGGCACGGCGCACTCATGTCATGCCGGTGCCACCAGGACCGGAACTCCGGCACCGCATGCCGCAGATCCGCCACCAGCGCCTTGATGGCACTGTCGTCCGGGGCCCGGGTGAAATCCCGCCGAAAGCTGGACAGCATATGCGGCGCCTGCGTCTCCCAGTCGTGAAACAGGGTGCGCGTGCGTGGATCCATGAACAGCAACCAAAGCAGGTTGCGCTGCTCCGGCGGGTGAGCGGAGAAACCGAACAGCCGGTCGGCGGCCGGGTTCCAGGCGAGGACATCCCAGCGCAGGTTCAGCACGTACGCGGGGCGAGGCGCAAGGTCTGCCAGCAAGCGATGAACCAGGGCCGGCAGGGTGCACCAGGTACGCGCCTGCTCGGTCGGCGGCCGCTGGTGCGCCAGCAGGTAGAGGTGCCGCCGTTCCGTGGCATCCAGCCGGAATACCCGCGCCAGGTTGTCCAGAAA
This portion of the Aquisalimonas asiatica genome encodes:
- a CDS encoding helix-turn-helix transcriptional regulator; amino-acid sequence: MTSTQDLRRTRTELSEFLRRCRERRSPEDAGLPAGGRRRTPGLRREEVAALAGVGVTWYTWLEQGRDIGVSATFLDNLARVFRLDATERRHLYLLAHQRPPTEQARTWCTLPALVHRLLADLAPRPAYVLNLRWDVLAWNPAADRLFGFSAHPPEQRNLLWLLFMDPRTRTLFHDWETQAPHMLSSFRRDFTRAPDDSAIKALVADLRHAVPEFRSWWHRHDMSAPCRGVRAFSLDGLGTVELEHMTLTVDEDRHLRLVYYAPVEEQAQAFERWLEG